A genome region from Candidatus Manganitrophaceae bacterium includes the following:
- a CDS encoding ferredoxin oxidoreductase has translation MSFETITVAPDFKKYLPKEYQDLIDDGPFVRPRKVSELGSFKEAIEEHPMCAGCAMTLFIRLTYVALPSLEHSVIVGTAGCGRLAISQGAVPFIYGNYGDTNAVASGLKRGLDIRFPNQPKDVIVMAGDGGLADIGFHAVMHSWFRNEKFTTIMLDNEVYGNTGGQESGMTLKGTVMKMAPLGKKGEKMDMIALAKTSGVAYIARLAPTNPTRVVNTIRKAVLIAREVGPTYIQAYTSCNIEYAIPTPLVMDDAREVEQDRYGFMEYFTDEAKNYWDNTGRKIKAPIKK, from the coding sequence ATGTCTTTTGAAACGATAACGGTCGCCCCGGATTTTAAGAAGTACCTGCCGAAGGAGTATCAGGATTTAATTGACGATGGGCCTTTTGTCAGGCCGCGTAAGGTTTCTGAGTTGGGATCCTTCAAAGAAGCCATCGAAGAGCATCCGATGTGTGCCGGTTGTGCCATGACCCTTTTTATCCGATTGACTTACGTGGCGCTTCCCAGCCTGGAACATTCTGTCATTGTGGGGACGGCAGGATGCGGGCGTTTGGCGATTTCACAGGGTGCGGTTCCTTTTATTTATGGGAACTACGGGGATACCAATGCGGTGGCCTCCGGATTAAAGCGGGGTCTTGACATTCGTTTTCCCAACCAGCCCAAGGATGTCATTGTCATGGCCGGGGACGGCGGTTTGGCCGACATTGGCTTCCACGCGGTCATGCACTCCTGGTTCAGGAACGAGAAATTTACGACGATTATGCTGGACAATGAGGTCTATGGAAACACCGGGGGACAGGAAAGTGGTATGACCCTGAAGGGGACCGTCATGAAGATGGCACCCTTAGGGAAAAAGGGCGAAAAAATGGACATGATTGCCCTGGCAAAAACCTCGGGTGTGGCCTATATCGCCCGGTTGGCGCCGACCAATCCGACCCGCGTGGTCAATACTATCAGAAAGGCCGTCCTGATTGCACGTGAAGTGGGTCCAACCTATATCCAGGCCTATACGTCTTGCAACATAGAATATGCCATTCCCACCCCCCTGGTCATGGACGATGCGCGGGAGGTTGAACAGGATCGATACGGGTTTATGGAATATTTTACCGACGAGGCTAAGAATTACTGGGACAACACCGGGCGAAAAATTAAAGCCCCGATCAAGAAATAA
- a CDS encoding ferredoxin oxidoreductase — MASAEKAVRRFSIRMAGIGGQGVVTASHVLSNGVILDGGESTLVPFFGSEKRMAPVESYVRISTDAIYEIGEIIYPNLIIIFHPQVITHGKSYTMPFYWGLKKDGVVLINSEKPVEMIPDQVRELEEMNASVFYLPATKIAVDIAGTELATNMAMVGAISGILNMPGEEALAKSVKERFVGKGIVTSGGTASLDSVIEKKFAKKAELVSKNAAAVKAAAQYARDHGWDKWQQKRLAAVKEQAVGVN; from the coding sequence ATGGCATCTGCGGAAAAAGCGGTAAGACGGTTTAGTATCCGGATGGCCGGAATCGGCGGTCAGGGTGTGGTCACGGCATCCCATGTTCTGAGTAACGGGGTGATTCTGGATGGCGGAGAAAGTACACTGGTGCCTTTTTTCGGTTCAGAAAAAAGGATGGCCCCGGTTGAGAGCTATGTGCGGATTTCCACGGATGCGATCTATGAAATCGGTGAAATCATATACCCCAACCTGATCATCATCTTTCATCCCCAGGTCATTACGCATGGGAAGTCCTATACGATGCCTTTCTACTGGGGGCTGAAGAAAGACGGGGTGGTCCTGATCAACAGTGAGAAGCCCGTGGAGATGATTCCGGATCAGGTTCGGGAGCTGGAGGAAATGAATGCCAGCGTCTTCTATCTTCCTGCAACCAAGATCGCCGTTGATATCGCGGGAACCGAGTTGGCGACCAACATGGCGATGGTCGGCGCCATCTCAGGGATTCTGAATATGCCCGGTGAAGAAGCGCTTGCGAAGTCGGTGAAGGAGCGTTTTGTCGGAAAGGGAATTGTGACCTCCGGAGGAACGGCCTCGCTCGATAGTGTCATTGAGAAAAAATTTGCAAAGAAAGCGGAACTGGTGTCCAAGAATGCCGCCGCAGTGAAGGCGGCCGCTCAATATGCCCGCGACCATGGCTGGGACAAGTGGCAGCAGAAGCGTCTGGCGGCGGTGAAAGAGCAGGCTGTCGGGGTAAACTAG
- a CDS encoding pyruvate ferredoxin oxidoreductase codes for MYSVADIDVDICGATKCRLCTQFCPESNTIMYDSIRKTAYVSVDRCKGCEICVGICDDLAKHEAIQMLPVDQVVDGFNMSKIGFKDSLVEAK; via the coding sequence ATGTATTCAGTTGCAGATATAGACGTTGACATATGCGGGGCGACAAAATGTCGCTTGTGCACTCAGTTCTGCCCGGAGTCGAACACGATTATGTATGACTCCATCAGGAAGACCGCTTATGTTTCTGTCGACCGGTGTAAAGGGTGTGAAATTTGTGTCGGGATCTGCGACGACCTGGCAAAACATGAGGCTATCCAGATGCTTCCCGTCGACCAGGTGGTAGACGGGTTTAATATGAGCAAAATAGGATTCAAGGACTCCTTGGTCGAGGCAAAGTAG
- a CDS encoding mismatch-specific DNA-glycosylase → MTTGKEVATLPDILEDDLDIVFVGINPGVYSAEQRHYYAHPTNLFWPMLYQCGLIPKLLKPEEDWKLTRFRMGLTDTVKRVTESAKDLSASERREGGEILRRKIRFYSPRTVCFNGLSAYSALFGRCEGPGPKDPLIGTSRLFVLPSTSRRNAYYQKDDILHWFTQLRLFSQKSLL, encoded by the coding sequence GTGACAACTGGCAAGGAGGTAGCCACCCTCCCGGATATCCTGGAAGACGATCTCGATATTGTCTTCGTCGGGATCAACCCGGGGGTCTATTCCGCCGAGCAGAGACATTATTATGCCCACCCCACCAATCTATTCTGGCCGATGCTTTATCAATGTGGTCTTATCCCGAAACTCCTCAAACCGGAGGAGGACTGGAAATTGACCCGTTTTCGGATGGGCTTGACCGATACCGTGAAACGTGTTACAGAGAGCGCCAAAGACCTGTCGGCATCAGAGCGAAGAGAGGGCGGGGAGATTCTACGACGAAAGATAAGGTTCTATTCTCCCCGAACGGTCTGTTTCAATGGATTAAGCGCTTATAGCGCGCTGTTCGGGCGATGTGAGGGTCCGGGACCGAAGGATCCACTCATCGGAACAAGCCGACTTTTTGTCCTTCCCTCCACCAGCCGTCGAAACGCCTATTACCAGAAGGATGACATCCTGCATTGGTTCACCCAACTTCGACTATTTTCACAGAAATCGCTCCTATGA
- the modA gene encoding molybdate ABC transporter substrate-binding protein, translating to MRPSRIAPVASLWMILILGLIIVGPLLEPRSLYGQSAKASGKTLLIAAASNLRFAMNEIVDEFGKAFQAEVKVAYGSSGSFTAQLMAGAPFDLFFSADEALPQKLISKGLALEDTLYRYGTGQIVLWVANRSPIRLEKDGMKALLHPSVHKIAIANPRHAPYGAAAVAALQNAGLYEGLRSRLVFGENISEAAHFVRAGSAEIGILSYAHAIGSPLKESGRFWPIPTSSYPPLNQATIILGQSRNVPLSKSFVTFMIEGLGREIMERNGYQTQGHSG from the coding sequence ATGAGACCCTCCCGGATCGCGCCAGTGGCTTCCCTCTGGATGATACTGATCCTCGGGCTTATTATCGTGGGACCTCTGTTGGAACCACGGTCCCTTTATGGTCAAAGCGCAAAGGCTTCGGGAAAGACCTTGTTGATCGCGGCGGCATCCAACCTGCGCTTTGCGATGAACGAAATCGTTGATGAATTTGGGAAAGCGTTTCAGGCAGAGGTGAAAGTTGCGTACGGATCCTCCGGGAGTTTCACTGCCCAGTTGATGGCCGGAGCCCCCTTTGACCTTTTTTTTTCAGCGGATGAGGCTCTGCCTCAGAAGCTTATTTCTAAAGGACTTGCGTTGGAGGATACCCTGTACCGATACGGAACAGGACAGATTGTCCTTTGGGTCGCTAATCGTTCCCCGATTCGTCTTGAAAAAGATGGGATGAAAGCACTGCTGCACCCTTCCGTGCACAAGATTGCCATTGCCAATCCACGCCATGCGCCATACGGGGCTGCCGCAGTCGCGGCATTACAAAATGCAGGCCTCTATGAAGGCCTTCGCTCACGCCTTGTCTTTGGTGAGAATATTTCAGAAGCGGCTCATTTTGTTCGTGCGGGATCGGCAGAGATTGGGATCCTTTCTTATGCACACGCGATCGGTTCACCTCTGAAAGAATCCGGTCGGTTCTGGCCGATCCCGACCTCATCTTATCCCCCCTTGAACCAGGCCACGATTATTCTAGGTCAAAGCCGCAACGTTCCTTTGTCCAAATCCTTCGTCACATTCATGATTGAAGGTTTAGGGAGAGAGATCATGGAGCGCAACGGTTATCAGACCCAAGGACATTCAGGATGA
- the modB gene encoding molybdate ABC transporter permease subunit: protein MNWEAFWLSMRLASLTSLILLCIGLPLAYWIARSSWRWKFLVEAVVALPIVLPPTVLGFYLLTAMGSRSALGRFYQEMTGSPLAFTFGGLLVASIFYSLPFTIQPLSMAFSAVEEGLIQNAWILGRSRLMTFFTVILPLSYKGVITAFILSFAHTVGEFGVVLMVGGNIPGITRTISIDLYDQVQALNDEGASETAMFLLIFSFVFLSLVYFVDRKKDRKKRVKRWG, encoded by the coding sequence ATGAATTGGGAGGCCTTCTGGCTATCAATGAGGCTGGCTTCCCTGACCTCGCTCATTCTCCTCTGCATCGGCCTTCCCCTGGCGTACTGGATTGCAAGGTCTTCGTGGCGGTGGAAGTTTCTTGTCGAGGCGGTGGTCGCCCTTCCGATCGTCCTTCCTCCAACGGTCCTTGGATTTTATTTGTTGACCGCGATGGGCTCCCGCAGTGCCCTCGGTCGTTTTTACCAGGAGATGACCGGTTCTCCGCTGGCCTTCACCTTCGGAGGTCTTCTGGTTGCGTCCATCTTTTATTCACTTCCCTTCACAATACAACCCCTTTCAATGGCATTTTCTGCGGTAGAGGAGGGGCTGATTCAGAACGCCTGGATTCTTGGACGTTCCAGATTGATGACCTTTTTCACCGTCATCCTTCCCTTGTCCTATAAAGGAGTGATCACGGCATTCATTTTAAGCTTTGCACATACTGTTGGGGAATTTGGTGTCGTTTTAATGGTGGGTGGCAATATTCCCGGAATCACTCGAACCATCTCCATCGACCTCTATGATCAGGTACAAGCTCTGAACGACGAGGGGGCTTCAGAGACGGCCATGTTCCTACTGATTTTTTCCTTTGTATTTCTGTCCCTCGTCTACTTTGTTGACCGGAAAAAGGATAGAAAGAAGAGGGTGAAACGGTGGGGCTGA
- a CDS encoding ABC transporter ATP-binding protein: MGLTVDFEYVFEEGGSLTAGFTLPNNSPGITVLFGPSGSGKSTLLHFLAGIKKPDSGSIRFGQQTWFDDNQKVFLSPQKRSVGLLFQDYPLFPHLTVSGNIGFGLNRLLLPERKDRIRSWSDLLNLQGKEERYPNTLSGGERQRVALAQTLAPQPDLVLLDEPFSALDRPMRAGVRAEVKRIICNTGKAAILVTHDLEDALALGDHIIILSQGKVLQKGSALEVFGRPALPSVAKIVGVDNLHPASVIETIDGMAVLAVGKGRLLAVAPVDQVAAVAPKQDCFISFRAEEVILERGKPRQSSARNHLSGNIKEIISVGSQMRVMIDCGFLLTASITKQAVEDLSLRPGEEITAVIKASAIQILPTE, encoded by the coding sequence GTGGGGCTGACAGTAGATTTCGAGTACGTTTTTGAAGAAGGAGGTTCTCTCACGGCAGGGTTTACCCTCCCGAATAATTCCCCCGGGATCACTGTTCTCTTTGGGCCTTCCGGAAGTGGGAAGAGTACACTGCTTCATTTTCTCGCAGGAATAAAAAAACCGGATTCCGGTAGCATCCGTTTTGGGCAGCAGACCTGGTTCGACGACAATCAAAAAGTTTTTCTGTCTCCTCAAAAGAGGTCAGTGGGCCTTCTTTTTCAGGACTATCCCCTGTTCCCTCATCTCACGGTTTCAGGGAACATCGGTTTTGGTTTAAACCGGCTTCTTTTGCCCGAAAGGAAAGACCGCATCCGATCCTGGAGTGATCTCCTGAACCTACAGGGGAAAGAGGAGCGATACCCGAACACGCTCTCGGGCGGAGAACGACAACGGGTTGCCCTGGCACAAACCCTGGCCCCTCAACCGGATCTGGTTCTCCTGGACGAACCTTTTTCCGCACTGGACCGGCCCATGCGGGCTGGTGTTCGGGCGGAGGTCAAGCGCATAATTTGCAATACAGGGAAGGCGGCCATTCTGGTCACGCACGACCTGGAGGATGCTCTGGCCCTGGGGGACCACATTATTATTCTTTCTCAAGGGAAAGTCCTTCAGAAGGGGAGTGCCCTGGAGGTTTTCGGCCGCCCGGCGCTTCCCTCTGTAGCCAAGATTGTCGGTGTGGATAATCTTCACCCTGCAAGCGTCATAGAAACGATTGACGGCATGGCAGTCCTTGCGGTCGGAAAGGGAAGGCTCCTGGCGGTTGCTCCGGTCGATCAGGTTGCGGCGGTTGCGCCAAAACAGGACTGTTTTATCTCATTCCGGGCAGAAGAAGTGATCCTGGAAAGAGGGAAGCCTCGGCAGAGCAGTGCGCGAAACCACTTATCCGGTAACATTAAGGAGATAATTTCAGTCGGATCTCAGATGCGTGTCATGATTGATTGTGGATTTTTGCTCACCGCGAGTATCACAAAACAGGCCGTCGAAGATCTCTCCCTCCGTCCTGGAGAAGAAATCACCGCGGTCATTAAAGCCTCCGCCATCCAGATTCTCCCAACCGAATAA
- a CDS encoding Hsp20/alpha crystallin family protein, with amino-acid sequence MAIVKWEPYHELTTVQDSLNHIFSDSFRSFFDEEQERPLQDWIPTVDIYEDPDKIKLDVELPGMEMKEIGVNLENNVLRICGEKKLENGDKKDNYRHVERVSGRFFRSFTLPNTVDQEKVNATYKNGVLTVDLPKKEETKPKNIEISVQ; translated from the coding sequence ATGGCAATTGTAAAATGGGAGCCTTATCATGAACTCACGACAGTACAGGATAGCTTGAATCATATCTTTTCGGATTCGTTCAGGTCATTTTTTGATGAGGAGCAAGAACGGCCTCTTCAAGACTGGATCCCGACAGTCGATATTTATGAAGATCCCGATAAGATTAAGTTGGATGTCGAACTTCCCGGCATGGAAATGAAGGAAATCGGTGTGAATCTTGAAAACAACGTTCTCAGGATCTGCGGGGAGAAAAAACTGGAAAATGGCGACAAGAAGGATAATTACCGCCATGTTGAAAGAGTCTCCGGACGATTTTTCCGTTCCTTCACCCTGCCCAATACGGTTGACCAGGAAAAGGTCAACGCGACATATAAAAACGGTGTCCTGACGGTGGACCTCCCGAAAAAGGAAGAGACCAAGCCGAAGAATATTGAAATAAGTGTACAGTAA
- a CDS encoding methylated-DNA--[protein]-cysteine S-methyltransferase, which yields MNRINIQYYKTSYGELVLGSFEEKLCMCDWRYRRMRTTIDARLCKGLQTTFIEKDNAILRRTRKQLVEYFDHKREYFDIPLLMIGTEFQKSVWNALLKIPFGTSSSYLNLAEKIINKKAVRAVANANGANAISILIPCHRIIGSKGELVGYAGGLQAKKKLLKLEQEPFTP from the coding sequence ATGAATCGCATAAATATCCAGTATTATAAAACATCCTATGGAGAATTGGTGTTAGGTTCTTTTGAAGAAAAACTTTGCATGTGTGATTGGCGATATCGGAGAATGCGAACCACAATAGACGCAAGACTTTGCAAGGGTCTTCAAACAACCTTTATAGAAAAAGATAATGCGATTTTAAGAAGAACCCGGAAACAGTTGGTCGAATATTTTGATCATAAAAGAGAATATTTTGATATTCCACTTCTGATGATCGGGACTGAATTTCAAAAAAGCGTCTGGAATGCACTGCTGAAAATTCCCTTTGGGACAAGCTCAAGCTATCTAAATCTTGCAGAAAAAATTATCAATAAAAAAGCCGTCAGAGCCGTCGCAAATGCAAATGGGGCGAATGCAATCTCTATCCTTATTCCTTGTCATCGTATTATTGGCAGCAAAGGGGAACTTGTCGGCTATGCGGGTGGGTTACAAGCAAAAAAAAAGTTACTGAAACTGGAACAAGAGCCGTTCACTCCCTAG